From the Lathyrus oleraceus cultivar Zhongwan6 chromosome 4, CAAS_Psat_ZW6_1.0, whole genome shotgun sequence genome, one window contains:
- the LOC127135223 gene encoding mediator of RNA polymerase II transcription subunit 12 isoform X2, producing MGSRSKQNIKGQPKRFPIMRRQPPLNLNPYKLKCDKEHLNSRLGAPDFVSQTPNCAEETLTREYLQTGYRDTVEGLEEAREISLTQVPHFNKTIVHNCKEAIKKRLRAINESRAQKRKAGQVYGVPLSGLQLAKPGIFPELKPCGEDFRKKWIEGLSQPHKRLRTLADHVPHGYKRSSLLEVLIRNNVPLLRATWFVKVTYLNQVRPASVGISSGTADKIQLSRSEIWTKDIIHYLQILLDEFLSKNSSHSTLHNRERSPQMPYAGPLLHKSDPLLSFSAGEEPSLHFRWWYIVRLLQWHHAEGLILPSLVIDWILSQLQEKDLLEVWQLLLPIIYGFLEIIVLSQTYVRTLSGLTLRVIRDPAPGGSDLVDNSRRAYTTYALIEMLQYLILAVPDTFVALNCFPLPSTVVSHTMNDGSFVLNSTEAAGKIKNSSEDFARIVSCIQKRGEDLAKAASPGNPGHCLAKVAKALDKSLMLGDLHESYKFLFEDFCDETVSDTWVAKVSPCLRLSLKWFGTVHTSLICSVFFLSEWATCDFRNFCTIPPSDIKFTGRKDLSQVQIAVRLLKMKLRDLKTSSRQTNRSIHRANYVVKHASQRHNRSYVATASSVISESPGPLHDIIVCWIDQHVVHKGEGLKRLHLFLVELIRAGIFYPLAYVRQLIVSGIMDMDVSSVDVERRKRHYHILKQLPGHFVSDALAESGIADGPHLNEALQIYLTERRLILRGSLSELNDDASSAKVSVSKRKRYPTSSKDGTSTVSTDQWKAVQAPVSSKSAKDGASIEEIKEAISVLLQLPNSVSNLNSTGCDESEGSVRRPTWPNYNKIEPVEGTPGCEECRRAKRQKLSEERSSFVPGDDDTWWVKKGLKSSEPLKVDQPQKITKQVTKNRQKNVRKMSLAQLAASRIEGSQGASTSHMCDNKVSCPYHRSAVDGDAPKSVDSIRTSNSRDIVFVGKALKQLRFVEKRLVAAWLLTVVKQVIEETEKSIGKVGQYGRAYSMVDDRSSIRWKLGEDELSGILYLIDITDDLVSGVKFLLWLMPKVLSSPNSTIHSGRNILMLPRNVENQVCDVGEAFLLSSLRRYENILVAADLVPEALSFAMNRASTIIASSGRVSNSGATAFTRYLLKKYSNVASVVEWEKTFKSTCDARLSAEFESIKSGDGELGLPFGVPAGVDDPDDFFRQKISGSRLPSRVGAGMRDIVQRNIEEAFQYLFGKDRKLYAAGTPKSPLEKWDNGYQIAQQIVMGLIESIRQTGGAAQEGDPSLVLSAVSAIVGSVGPTLAKMPDFSSANNQSSIVSLNYARCILRMFITCLRLLKEALGERQSRVFDIALATEASNVFAGVFAPSKASRAQFQMSSAEVHDASAANSNDMGNNSIKAVVTKATKNAAAVSALVVGAVIYGVTSLERLVTILRLKEGLDVIQFIRTSRSNSNGNARSVGAFKADNSIEVHVHWFRLLVGNCRALCEGLVVDLLGEPSISALSRMQHMLPLSLIFPPAYSIFTFVRWRPFILNANVTVREDANQLYQSLTIAIADAIKHSPFRDVCFRDCQGLYDLMAADESDAEFAALLELNSSDMHLKSMAFVPLRSRLFLNAMIDCKMPPSIFTKDDINRVSGPGESKIKFANGDSKLQDKLVHILDTLQPAKFHWQWVALRLILNEQALIEKLEAHDMSLSDAIQLSSPNPEKAAAASENENNFIQILLTRLLVRPDAAPLFSDLVHLFGRSLQDSMLMQAKWFLGGQDVLFGRKTIKQRLHNIAESKRLSAKAQYWEPWGWCSPCTDPVAVKGEKRKFDATSLEEGEVVDEGVDLKKNLKGLSQVFDSESSRINQQHLTEKALIELLLPCLDQSSNESRNSFANDLMKQFANIELQINAVTGGSKPVGSTSPGVEGQTTKANSRKSVRGGSSPGLARRPAVPIDSSPPSPAALRVSLSLRLQLLLRFLPILCIEREPSVRNMRHFLAPVILRLLGSRVVYEDAYISVNAMHSKKDSESSSEAASAAFVDFSAEGLFDRLLLVLHVLLSSYPPSWLKPKPGSKSINEPTKEFSGFDRELLESMQNDLDRMQLPDTIRWRIQAAMPVLFPSKRSSFSCQAPPVPTSALVSLQACSNTVPGINLSSSATSLRNPVLSRVAGNAPAKLKQQESETEIDPWTLLEDGAGSCPSASNTASIGGGDHANLRAASWLKGAVRVRRTDLTYVGAVDDGS from the exons ATGGGCTCAAGAAGTAAACAAAATATTAAAGGACAACCAAAGCGTTTTCCTATTATGCG GCGACAACCACCGTTGAACTTAAACCCATACAAGTTAAAGTGTGATAAAGAGCATTTGAACTCTAG GCTTGGGGCTCCAGATTTTGTTTCCCAAACACCAAATTGCGCTGAGGAGACTCTGACCAGAGAATATTTGCAAACTGGATATAGGGATACAGTTGAGGGACTTGAG GAAGCTAGAGAAATTTCGCTGACTCAGGTTCCACATTTTAACAAGACAATTGTTCATAATTGCAAAGAG GCTATTAAAAAACGCCTAAGGGCCATCAATGAATCTCGTGCTCAAAAGAGGAAG GCTGGTCAAGTATATGGTGTGCCTCTTTCGGGATTACAACTTGCCAAGCCCGGTATTTTCCCTGAACTAAAGCCGTGCGGCGAGGACTTCCGGAAGAAATGGATTGAG GGTTTATCTCAACCACACAAGCGGTTACGCACTTTGGCTGACCATGTTCCGCATGGTTATAAAAGGTCGTCACTTTTGGAGGTTCTTATCAGGAATAATGTTCCATTGCTAAGGGCCACTTGGTTTGTAAAGGTTACATACCTGAATCAG GTTCGACCAGCTTCTGTTGGCATTTCTTCTGGGACTGCTGACAAAATTCAGCTGTCTCGTTCAGAGATTTGGACCAAAGATATTATCCATTACTTGCAAATTCTTCTTGATGAGTTTTTATCAAAAAATTCTTCTCATTCTACTCTTCATAATCGAGAGCGGTCACCACAAATGCCTTATGCTGGACCGCTGCTGCACAAAAGTGACCCATTACTATCTTTTTCTGCTGGTGAAGAGCCATCTTTACATTTTAGATGGTGGTATATTGTTCGGCTTTTGCAATGGCATCATGCTGAAGGGCTGATTCTTCCTTCTCTTGTTATTGATTGGATTTTGAGTCAACTTCAG GAAAAAGATCTGCTTGAAGTTTGGCAGCTGTTATTGCCTATTATATATGGCTTCCTAGAAATTATTGTTCTGTCTCAAACCTATGTACGCACTCTTTCTGGATTAACTCTTCGCGTCATTCGTGATCCTGCTCCAGGTGGATCAGATCTAGTAGATAATTCCAGAAGGGCATATACAACATATGCACTGATCGAGATGCTCCAATATTTAATACTTGCGGTGCCAGATACCTTTGTTGCTTTGAATTGCTTTCCTTTACCATCCACTGTAGTCTCACATACAATGAATGATGGCAGTTTTGTACTAAACTCAACTGAAGCTGCAGGGAAGATAAAGAATAGTTCAGAAGATTTTGCTCGGATTGTTTCATGTATTCAGAAACGTGGAGAAGATCTTGCCAAGGCTGCAAGCCCTGGCAATCCAGGTCATTGTCTAGCTAAGGTAGCAAAGGCCTTGGATAAATCCCTTATGCTTGGTGATTTACATGAATCATACAAGTTTCTTTTTGAAGATTTTTGTGATGAAACTGTATCCGACACTTGGGTTGCAAAAGTGAGCCCTTGCTTAAGGTTATCTCTGAAATGGTTTGGGACTGTACATACATCTCTTATATGTTCAGTGTTTTTCCTCAGCGAGTGGGCAACATGTGATTTCAGGAATTTTTGCACTATCCCTCCTAGTGACATAAAGTTCACTGGTAGGAAAGATCTTTCTCAAGTGCAAATAGCAGTTAGACTTTTGAAAATGAAGCTGAGGGATTTGAAAACTTCATCAAGACAAACTAATCGAAGCATTCACAGAGCTAATTATGTTGTAAAACATGCAAGTCAGAGGCATAATCGGAGTTACGTAGCTACTGCTTCTTCAGTAATATCTGAAAGCCCAGGTCCTCTCCATGATATTATAGTTTGTTGGATTGATCAGCATGTGGTGCATAAAGGGGAAGGTCTCAAGCGCCTACATTTATTTTTAGTTGAACTAATACGCGCAGGCATCTTTTACCCCTTGGCATATGTACGCCAGTTGATTGTGAGTGGGATCATGGATATGGATGTGAGTTCTGTTGACGTAGAGCGGCGGAAGAGACACTATCACATCTTAAAGCAACTGCCTGGGCACTTTGTGAGTGATGCTTTGGCAGAATCTGGGATTGCTGATGGGCCACACCTCAATGAGGCGTTGCAAATTTACTTGACTGAACGGCGCCTCATACTTCGCGGTTCTCTGAGTGAGCTGAATGACGATGCTAGCAGTGCCAAAGTCTCTGTTTCGAAGCGAAAACGATATCCAACTTCTTCAAAGGATGGGACTTCTACAGTATCAACCGATCAGTGGAAAGCTGTTCAAGCTCCAGTATCTTCTAAAAGTGCAAAAGATGGTGCTAGCATTGAAGAAATTAAAGAAGCCATCTCAGTATTGTTACAACTACCTAATAGTGTATCTAATTTAAACTCTACAGGATGTGATGAATCTGAAGGCAGTGTTAGAAGACCTACCTGGCCTAATTACAACAAGATTGAACCAGTGGAAGGCACACCTGGGTGTGAAGAATGTAGAAGAGCAAAGAGACAAAAGTTAAGCGAGGAAAGAAGCTCATTTGTTCCAGGTGATGATGATACATGGTGGGTGAAGAAGGGTTTGAAATCCTCAGAGCCTCTCAAAGTTGACCAGCCTCAAAAGATAACCAAGCAGGTTACTAAGAATCGTCAGAAGAATGTGCGTAAAATGAGTCTTGCTCAACTGGCAGCTTCTAGAATTGAGGGTAGTCAAGGGGCGTCAACTAGTCATATGTGTGATAATAAGGTAAGCTGCCCTTACCATAGAAGTGCTGTAGACGGAGATGCTCCAAAGTCTGTGGATAGCATAAGGACAAGTAACTCTAGGGATATTGTTTTTGTTGGCAAAGCGCTGAAGCAACTTCGTTTTGTTGAGAAAAGGCTTGTAGCAGCTTGGCTTTTGACTGTTGTAAAGCAGGTGATTGAAGAGACTGAGAAAAGTATTGGTAAAGTTGGACAATATGGCAGGGCTTATTCTATGGTGGATGATAGAAGCTCAATACGGTGGAAGCTTGGCGAAGATGAACTTTCTGGGATACTTTATTTGATAGACATCACTGATGATTTGGTATCCGGTGTCAAGTTTCTCCTATGGCTGATGCCAAAGGTTCTTAGTAGCCCCAATTCTACAATTCATAGTGGGAGGAATATTCTGATGCTACCAAGAAATGTGGAAAACCAAGTTTGTGATGTGGGAGAGGCTTTTCTGTTATCATCACTTAGAAG GTATGAGAACATTCTTGTTGCAGCAGACCTTGTTCCTGAAGCTTTGTCATTTGCAATGAATCGTGCGTCCACTATTATTGCATCTAGTGGAAGGGTGTCAAATTCAGGAGCCACTGCTTTTACTCGGTatttattgaaaaaatacagtAATGTTGCTAGTGTCGTTGAATGGGAGAAAACATTTAAGTCTACATGTGATGCAAGACTCTCTGCTGAATTTGAGTCTATTAAGTCAGGGGATGGAGAGTTAGGGTTGCCCTTTGGAGTTCCTGCAGGAGTTGATGACCCTGATGATTTTTTCCGTCAGAAGATAAGTGGTAGCCGATTACCATCCAGGGTAGGTGCTGGCATGAGAGACATAGTGCAGCGCAACATTGAAGAGGCATTCCAATATCTTTTTGGAAAAGATAGAAAGCTCTATGCTGCTGGTACACCAAAAAGTCCTTTAGAAAAATGGGATAATGGATATCAAATTGCTCAACAAATAGTTATGGGTTTGATCGAAAGCATAAGGCAGACTGGCGGTGCTGCTCAAGAAGGGGATCCCTCTTTGGTCTTGTCTGCGGTTTCTGCAATTGTTGGCAGTGTGGGTCCAACTTTAGCCAAAATGCCTGATTTTTCTTCTGCCAATAATCAGTCTAGTATAGTGTCTTTGAACTATGCCAGATGCATTCTGCGAATGTTTATAACCTGTCTGCGCCTGCTTAAGGAAGCTCTGGGGGAACGCCAAAGCCGTGTATTTGATATTGCTCTTGCAACCGAAGCTTCTAATGTTTTTGCTGGTGTTTTTGCTCCCAGTAAAGCATCTCGAGCTCAGTTTCAAATGTCTTCTGCTGAAGTCCATGATGCTAGTGCCGCTAATTCAAATGACATGGGAAACAACTCTATTAAAGCCGTGGTTACAAAAGCAACAAAAAATGCTGCTGCTGTTTCTGCGCTTGTTGTTGGTGCAGTTATATATGGTGTTACCAGCCTGGAAAGACTGGTTACCATTCTTAGGTTAAAGGAGGGGCTAGATGTGATACAATTTATAAGAACCTCAAGATCCAATTCAAATGGAAATGCCCGTTCTGTTGGGGCTTTTAAGGCAGATAATTCAATTGAAGTTCATGTCCACTGGTTTAGATTGCTTGTTGGGAACTGCAGAGCCCTCTGTGAAGGATTAGTGGTGGACCTCTTGGGTGAACCTTCTATTTCAGCTCTTTCAAGGATGCAACATATGCTTCCTCTAAGTTTGATTTTCCCGCCCGCGTATTCAATATTTACATTTGTTAGATGGCGGCCGTTCATTCTGAATGCTAATGTCACAGTTCGTGAAGACGCGAATCAACTTTATCAGTCTTTAACAATAGCCATAGCTGATGCTATAAAACATTCGCCTTTTCGTGATGTATGTTTTCGAGACTGTCAAGGGCTTTATGATCTTATGGCTGCAGATGAAAGTGATGCTGAATTTGCAGCCCTGCTAGAGTTGAATAGCTCTGATATGCATTTAAAATCCATGGCTTTTGTTCCTCTTCGTTCTAGGCTTTTTCTGAATGCCATGATTGATTGTAAGATGCCACCATCTATTTTTACAAAGGATGATATTAACCGTGTTTCTGGACCCGGTGAATCTAAGATTAAGTTTGCAAATGGTGATTCTAAGCTTCAGGATAAGCTCGTGCATATTTTGGATACCTTGCAGCCTGCCAAATTTCATTGGCAGTGGGTTGCACTCAGGCTGATTTTAAATGAACAAGCTCTCATTGAAAAACTGGAGGCACATGATATGTCTTTATCTGATGCCATACAGTTGTCCTCACCTAATCCGGAGAAGGCTGCTGCTGCTTCCGAGAATGAGAACAATTTCATTCAAATACTTCTCACTAGGTTACTGGTTAGACCTGATGCTGCACCTCTTTTTTCGGATTTGGTTCATCTCTTTGGTAGGTCTCTACAGGATTCAATGTTGATGCAAGCTAAGTGGTTCCTTGGAGGCCAAGATGTCCTCTTTGGTCGGAAGACCATTAAACAAAGGCTACATAACATAGCTGAGAGTAAAAGACTTTCTGCTAAGGCCCAGTATTGGGAGCCGTGGGGTTGGTGTAGTCCGTGTACCGATCCGGTGGCTGTCAAAGGGGAAAAGAGGAAGTTTGATGCCACATCACTTGAAGAAGGAGAAGTTGTTGATGAGGGGGTGGATCTGAAAAAGAACCTTAAAGGGCTCTCTCAAGTGTTTGACTCCGAAAGCTCAAGAATAAACCAGCAACATCTGACTGAGAAGGCTCTTATTGAGTTGCTTCTTCCTTGCTTAGACCAAAGCTCTAATGAATCTCGCAATTCCTTTGCGAATGATTTGATGAAACAGTTCGCTAATATTGAGCTACAGATAAATGCTGTTACAGGTGGAAGTAAGCCAGTGGGAAGTACTTCTCCTGGAGTTGAAGGCCAGACAACTAAAGCAAATTCCAGGAAAAGTGTAAGAGGTGGCAGCAGCCCTGGATTAGCTAGGCGACCAGCAGTTCCAATAGATTCTTCTCCACCATCTCCTGCAGCTCTACGTGTTTCATTGTCACTTCGTTTGCAGTTACTCCTGAGATTTCTTCCTATTCTTTGCATTGAAAG GGAACCATCTGTGCGGAACATGAGACATTTTCTGGCCCCTGTGATTCTTCGTCTCCTAGGCAGCCGGGTTGTGTATGAGGATGCATATATTTCGGTGAATGCCATGCATTCTAAGAAGGATTCAGAGTCATCTTCTGAAGCCGCTTCTGCTGCATTTGTAGACTTTTCTGCCGAGGGTCTATTTGATCGTTTGTTGTTGGTCTTACATGTTCTGTTGAGTAGTTATCCTCCAAGTTGGCTTAAGCCGAAACCTGGTTCAAAGTCTATCAATGAACCTACAAAGGAATTTTCTGGATTTGACCGAGAACTATTGGAGAGTATGCAG AATGACTTGGACCGTATGCAGCTGCCTGATACTATCCGGTGGCGTATCCAAGCTGCAATGCCGGTGCTTTTTCCCTCGAAGCGGTCCTCTTTCTCCTGCCAAGCTCCACCTGTTCCAACCTCTGCTCTGGTTTCTCTTCAAGCCTGCAGCAATACAGTTCCTGGCATTAACTTAAGTAGTTCAGCTACCTCTCTTAGAAACCCGGTCCTATCCAGGGTTGCAGGTAATGCACCTGCAAAGTTAAAACAACAGGAAAGTGAAACAGAAATTGATCCTTGGACGCTTTTAGAAGACGGCGCTGGATCTTGCCCTTCTGCAAGTAATACTGCTAGCATAGGAGGCGGTGACCATGCTAATCTTCGAGCTGCGAGCTGGCTTAAAGGAGCTGTAAGGGTGAGAAGGACAGACCTTACGTATGTCGGGGCTGTAGATGATGGCAGCTGA